One region of Triticum aestivum cultivar Chinese Spring chromosome 6B, IWGSC CS RefSeq v2.1, whole genome shotgun sequence genomic DNA includes:
- the LOC123133769 gene encoding calponin homology domain-containing protein DDB_G0272472, producing MELSSAFEERVRQMEDARNHCMSRLQAEKEILAAKSRLLAAKVAAARRLERRRLLLERRSADLASRALAARAGIEATHARRLAVARDISSTNGEIEEAQRKAEEWDRFYESKRKEMEEFRAMSQQFEAGTRQEVQRLKASVSQLQAALQELQSSGLHSDDAGIGAAEARKADLMAKKAKLDETLAAARQFRALLRQQLQKAFASQVRDQKAAQN from the coding sequence ATGGAGCTGTCGTCTGCTTTCGAGGAGCGTGTCCGGCAGATGGAGGACGCGCGCAACCACTGCATGTCCCGCCTCCAAGCCGAGAAGGAGATCCTGGCCGCCAAgtcccgcctcctcgccgccaaggtcgccgccgcccgccgcctggagcgccgccgcctcctcctcgagcgCCGCTCCGCGGATCTCGCCtcccgcgccctcgccgcccgcgccggcaTCGAGGCCACCCACgcgcgccgcctcgccgtcgcccgcgaCATCAGCTCGACCAACGGCGAGATCGAGGAGGCGCAGCGGAAGGCAGAGGAATGGGACCGCTTCTACGAGTCcaagaggaaggagatggaggagTTCCGGGCAATGTCGCAGCAGTTCGAGGCGGGGACTCGTCAGGAAGTGCAGAGGCTCAAGGCCTCTGTGTCTCAACTGCAGGCAGCCCTGCAGGAGCTGCAGAGCAGCGGGTTGCACTCGGACGACGCCGGGATCGGGGCTGCGGAAGCCAGGAAGGCCGACCTCATGGCTAAGAAGGCGAAGCTGGACGAGACCCTGGCTGCAGCCCGCCAGTTCAGAGCACTGCTTCGGCAGCAGCTCCAGAAAGCCTTCGCGTCACAGGTTAGGGATCAAAAGGCAGCACAAAACTGA